Genomic segment of Phycisphaerae bacterium:
TATTTCGGCGTCCTGCCAGACTGTTCGCCGATTTCGTCCTCTGCCGGTTGTTACCCATATGCCGGCATCATGCCGACCAATAGGAACGTAATCATACCCGAAAACTGTCCTGGGTGGGCCGGGATAATCGTTGGTCCAGTCTTGGTCATAACTGGACATACCCGGGTCAACAACTTTTATTACGCCCTGAGCAATCAGTCCCAGTACGTTGGGATTATCCATTGTCGGTCTGCCGTTGGCATCGTGCGGGCCATCAACTACTACAGAGTCAGCAACCCAGATATTGTCTGTTGCTATGACGGTAATCTTGCCTTTTACCACCTGGTCACCACCGTGGGCGGCTTCATCACCACCAATAATTACACTACCGTCAACAAAAATCTGACCGCCCGGTTCAGATTCCACCCCGCCAAATGATTGCGATACGTATGTTTTCTCCACTGGTATGGTGGTCCTCTGGCCGCCGTGAGGCTTATAATGATAGGCGTAAATATCATACCTTTCAGACCGCCTCCCATCGGTGCCGGGCTGGATTTTAAAATCCAATGTCTTGTAGTCTCTATTCCTCTGATAACCACTGACCGTACAATCATCGGTTATACGGATTTTGCCAACACCGTCTTCGACAAAAAATTCGAGCTGAACAGCGGGGTTAGGTCTGCTGACCGGCGCATGTGCCACCGGCGTGAACTTGTATTCGTCTTTTGTGCTGTCTTCGAAGCGATCGACCTTGGTCTGGATGGAAGCTTCATCTGTTATTCTGCTCTCAGGCTGGTTAAAATAAATCCCACCGTCGAAAAGCCCTATTACAGATGTGTATTTATCCGAGCCGCCATCGGTATATCTTGACTCACCCATAGCTACAGATTGCAAAAATTGCGGGCTGCCCGATATATAGATGTCCCTGTAATCCGGATGGTCATGCAGGTTGTTAATGTGCAGCGGCAGGTCAATTATTTCATTGGAAGCGAAGTATACCTCCATAGTGCTGGTACCTCCGCACAGAATTCTCGACATTCCCATATCCCAGCCGCTCGCCGCCTGAAGCACTAAAACGTCCACCGTCCTGTTGAAAGTGCCGCTATGGCCGTTGGAAATAACCCTGTAAACGGGACGGCTTCCTGAAAATGTAAAAAGCGAGATATGATAATCACAATCGCCGTCCGGGAAATTCAGCACACCGGTTGTTCCCGGCACAGCATCCTGCAGCGCACTTAGCATATCCTGCTGCTGGCCCATCCAAAAAATTGCCTTTTCATAACCGGCCTCAGCGGCGAGCATCGCGGCCGTCTCGTTTCTCAGCAGGAGTGCTCTGTGTCTGACTCCGTAAGCGATAGTCAACAGACCCACTCCCAAAGCTGACAAAACAACCAAAGACACGACGACCAGAAAAAGAACCGAGCCCTCTTGTTTCCTCCGGAAGAAGGAAATGGGACAGTTTTGAGTTTTGCGTTTTGAGTTTTGAGTTCTCATGATATCCCAGCTTCGACTAACTTTCTAAATACTTACCTTGGCCATATATTTCGCAACAACGTAGCTGTCATGACCTTGACAGTCTCACCGTCTGCGGGATCTGTCAGAGTAATATTAATTCTGACCGACCCCTGCCCCACGCCGTTTAAGGTTGTGTGGCTGAAAGCACCGATACCAGGATTAGTGCTGACATTTTCTGCAAGAACCGTCGTGGTTATATTCGAGGTATTTCTGCTACCGCCGGCCAGCACGGCCCCCGGCGGATACGGGCCGTAGTCAACCTTCAACAGGCCATCTTTTACATAAAAGAGAGCATAAGCTGTCGCTGTCTTTGCAACATTCATCACCCCGTGGCTGTCGGTTTCGTCGAGATCAACATCCCAGTATTTGAACTCCACCGCATTGCCGGACACCACCTCCTGCGGGTTCCCTGTACTCGGCACGGCGGGTGTAAAAGTGCTACCATTTATGTTATAGATTATGTAACTAAGACGGTTGGCCTTTCTTCCCACACTGCCGAATGCTATCGTAACATCATAGGCTTGCAACCTTATTTCCCTGTTGGCGGAGGTGTAGGCTTTCTGCCAGGTCCGATTGCCAGTAACAAGTAAGCTCCCAATCGCCAACACAATTATCAAGCTGATGACCATAGTAATAGCCAACTCGACCAAAGTAACACCGGAACGGAACCTGTGTCCCATATTTCGTACCTCGTATCCTGCATAAATCCGATTTTGCATTTTTACCCGCCTGATGCATCAAGACGAACATAAGTAGTCAGAGCAAGAGATAAAATATTCTCCAGGTAACTTTCCGGAAACGTCATATTCCCATGGTTGTCGATTTCTCCAAATCTCACTACAACAGCAAGCTGCCGCAGTTTTATTTCTGCTATGGAGTCGTCAGCAACGTCCTCCCATCTGAGCGTAACCAGCATCGGCAAGCCATCAACTACGATAGCATATGCATAATTATGCAGTGGACTGCCCAATCCCCCACCGTGTCCCTGACTCCATTGGGAGGGTATGAATAAGCGGGGTGAAAAGCCCAGTCCCAGCGCAGCCAAGTCATAATCTTCTGAGCCGCCGGTGCTCTTCCAGTCTTCGAGCAGTAACAGTGCGGTGCGCACAGCAATGGTTTCCGCACGGGCTATCCGGACGTGTCCGACGGTATAATATTGACTACCCAAAGCGCCTAAGGCGGCTATGGATAGAATGGCCATAGCCAGCATTACCTCAATCAGGGTACCTGCCGACGCAAATTTGGGTCGCTTAACAGTCATAATCTAACTCCGAACGCACAATGCATAGTTCTTCATCGGCTTAAAAAAGCAGGTGTTTTATTTAGAAATTACTACTCACGGGTTTCCACAAATTAGTATCGTGATTTTAGCATGTTAGGTCCTATAAGTATCGTGGTTTTAGCCTTCAGATAAAGATTTCGAACATCCGGTAAGTCCCTATTGCATCAAGGCTTGCAAAATTGAGCAACTGCGAAGAAATTAAAAAGGGCTTTTGAAAAGTTATCGGTTGTAAGGTTTAAGGGGATGCAGCTTTCTATTTCTATCAGCAATCTGACGTAATTTATCCGTTTATTATCAGTCGCTTGCTCGACAATTACGTCAACCTGGAGATGTCTCGCCGTTTGCATATATTGGCTTTATGGCAATTCTTCCCAGTCTGTTAGTTCGCCGCTGAGAATAATTCCAGTTCCTTTTGGAAGGCCAGGCGGCTGCGTACTCCGGTCCCAGACCCGGTCATCATAATTAACTATCATCTGATAATGCTTTAGAGTGTTAACTTCTGTTGAGGTCAGAACTGCTCCCGTCACGGAGTCATACCATTTGTTGGTTGAAGGGTTATAGCGGGCCGGCCTGCGTTCATCTACCCAACGCCCCCACCTGTCCCGATACCTATCCGTGTACCAGTCCCGCTCAATCGAAACGTTGTTCAATGCGGAAAGGTTACCCATGACCGTAAAGCCGATCTTGGGTTCCTCCAATATGGTGGTGTCAATGGCGGTATTGTAAAGGAAGTCATTGGCTGCGAACATCATTGCCGAGACATAGCCCACAGTTCCATTAACAGGGTCGCCGAAATAGATGTTGCCTCCTTTGATAAGCTTACCCGAACCGTTGTATTTGCCTAACGCCACCAGACCCAGCATGCTGTCTGCATCTGCATACTGCAGATTATCGCAGAGGTGGATATTTCCCGTCGCGACGATTGTCACTTTTCCGTCAATCAAAAACCCTTTTGTCTTGTCGCTGTGAACCCACAAATCGCCATCCACGTAATAGACCCTGTCGGCGCCCATGTGCAGGGGCGTTGCCCCGGTAAAGGGAGTCCCGTCTATGAAGCCGCTGGACGGCTCGAAGAAGTAGTCATCCACGTTTATCGTACTGGCGCATGCGGCCCTTCTAGTTCCGTCGCTTGGATTTATCTCAAAGACGTCTCGCAGTTCATTGCCGGCCGGCAGGTATCCTTGAGTAACGCCTGCGTCTGCAAAGATTTGGCTGACATTATGCGTATTATTTACGGCATAGTCCATACCCACTAAGTCGGGAGAGGCCTGCTGCCCGGAGTGCTCGGCAATATCTCCGGAAATCGTCGCGCTGTCATAGAGATTAACTTTACCAGTGGCGCTAACGTCTCCATTAAGCCCATAGGTATTGGGAGTGGGGGCGTGATCGACCTTGCTTTGCTCGTACAAAGCGACATCGCCGTCAACAAACATATTTCCGTTAACTATATCTTTGCCGCCCTGTGACAAGAGGACGGGCTGTCCCCATTGGTTTACCCCCATACTCTGAACGGGATTGCCTGTTCCCCTTAACATAAGCGTCCACGCCGATCCGCCCGCGCCGCCGGCGTATATGGCGTTTTCGTATGGAGGAGCAAGAAAGGACACCGTTACCTGTATTCTTTTTACCTGTCCCATTACTGTTCCGGTTGCAACAGCACATGGTTCGCTCCCGCTAATGTCAAAATCAACGCGGTAATTTCCTTCTCCCAACGCTGTCTCTGGAATGCTTGCAAATTGTCCACTTGCGGCGAATACTCCCAATCCTGCTTCAGCTAAGTAGAATGCCTTGGCCTTGTTAACATCCTTCCGAGCCAATACTGCCTCACTGTCAGCTATACTAAGCACGGAGAACCCTAAAATGGTAAGGATAAGAATAAAGACTATCACTGCAACAAGCACTATACCCTTGTTGGATTTTGACACTCTGATTTTCATCTCACACCACCATCCCTAATTTCGTATCATTACTGTTGATACAAAATACGTTTGCACATCACCATCTTGCAGCCCGAGGTCTATTGTTACCGTATCATTCACATCATCCACATTAAACTGTAAATTCTGCACATCATCCACTATAGCAGATGGCGGGCCTGGTACCACCTGGCGTTGAAGCGTATCTTGTCCATTGTTCAGCTGAAATCTTGTGGTGTTCCCTGCCGCGTCTGTTACTCTTATGGCCTTGCCGCCGGCTTCCAGTTTCACATCCGCTGCACTTTTAATAGATTGGCTCATTACAAGCATAGCGTACGAAGCGTCCCTTTGCAGATTTACCTTTTTCCAGGCTTCATTCCAGAATGTCTGACCTCTAACTATAATTATGCCGGTTGCGAAAATTATAATAGCGCTTGCTATAATCCCAACCAAAAGTTCTGTAAGAGTGAAACCTTTTCGTGATTTTGTTTTCATTTTCATAGAATACACCTAAGGAGCAATGCAAGTGACTATAGTTACATCACGTGATTTATTTCCATGCAGCCAGCTGACAGTAACTGTGACCTCTTTATAAGGGCCGGCACTCACCGTGTTCACACTCCGGTTGTAAGATGCATCGTCTAAAGCAATAGGACCATCCGTTGTGGTGCCTGCTGGTATGCTGGCATAGTCGCCTGCTTTTAACTCTTCTAATTTCTGAGCAGCCAGGTAGGTGGCTGCGCGATAATGTTTCTGCAGACTAATATCGCTTTTCCCGAAAACAAAGAGAAAAGAACTTCCTGTTATTGCAACCATAGTGATTAAAATGGCTGTCATTACTTCAACTAAAGTAGATGCCGCCATCTGCCTGCGTTTTTTAACGGTCATAATCATTTTGCTTCCACTTTCACAAACAGCA
This window contains:
- a CDS encoding prepilin-type N-terminal cleavage/methylation domain-containing protein, translated to MKMKTKSRKGFTLTELLVGIIASAIIIFATGIIIVRGQTFWNEAWKKVNLQRDASYAMLVMSQSIKSAADVKLEAGGKAIRVTDAAGNTTRFQLNNGQDTLQRQVVPGPPSAIVDDVQNLQFNVDDVNDTVTIDLGLQDGDVQTYFVSTVMIRN
- a CDS encoding prepilin-type N-terminal cleavage/methylation domain-containing protein, producing the protein MTVKRPKFASAGTLIEVMLAMAILSIAALGALGSQYYTVGHVRIARAETIAVRTALLLLEDWKSTGGSEDYDLAALGLGFSPRLFIPSQWSQGHGGGLGSPLHNYAYAIVVDGLPMLVTLRWEDVADDSIAEIKLRQLAVVVRFGEIDNHGNMTFPESYLENILSLALTTYVRLDASGG
- a CDS encoding pilus assembly PilX N-terminal domain-containing protein; translated protein: MKIRVSKSNKGIVLVAVIVFILILTILGFSVLSIADSEAVLARKDVNKAKAFYLAEAGLGVFAASGQFASIPETALGEGNYRVDFDISGSEPCAVATGTVMGQVKRIQVTVSFLAPPYENAIYAGGAGGSAWTLMLRGTGNPVQSMGVNQWGQPVLLSQGGKDIVNGNMFVDGDVALYEQSKVDHAPTPNTYGLNGDVSATGKVNLYDSATISGDIAEHSGQQASPDLVGMDYAVNNTHNVSQIFADAGVTQGYLPAGNELRDVFEINPSDGTRRAACASTINVDDYFFEPSSGFIDGTPFTGATPLHMGADRVYYVDGDLWVHSDKTKGFLIDGKVTIVATGNIHLCDNLQYADADSMLGLVALGKYNGSGKLIKGGNIYFGDPVNGTVGYVSAMMFAANDFLYNTAIDTTILEEPKIGFTVMGNLSALNNVSIERDWYTDRYRDRWGRWVDERRPARYNPSTNKWYDSVTGAVLTSTEVNTLKHYQMIVNYDDRVWDRSTQPPGLPKGTGIILSGELTDWEELP